From one Brachypodium distachyon strain Bd21 chromosome 4, Brachypodium_distachyon_v3.0, whole genome shotgun sequence genomic stretch:
- the LOC100846128 gene encoding receptor kinase-like protein Xa21: protein MDKLTAAEKAVYDLLKVEISGHFVQKLKEQQDNILKAVTTLVTDATQKINSAANRIETLRTHFSADIGDLRLDLDKLAGLDDSPPRKPPPASSQGKDGEKLPLSSTPYHLHNGLIRKKGRIWLAATPALQLKIIQAFHASPVGSHSDLPVTYQRLKHLFSWTGLKQQVKQFVQTCDVCQRAKPERTLYPGKLQPLPIPTGAWELITMDFIKGLPSSHGYNCILRMTHQADKKRQEHQFQIGDSVYLKLQPYVQPSVAPRANHKLLFKYYGPFLVEELIGHVAYRLQLPVGSWIHPVFHVSQLKAALRPTDQRHGFLTSNLLGSGSFGSVYKGELTQPGESASFVAVKVLKLQNPMALKSFTAECEALRNIRHRNLVKIITVCSSIDTSGNDFRAIVYEFMPNGTLEGWLHADKDDQAEQRHLDLLERVTILLDVAYALDYLHNQGPAPIAHCDVKSSNVLLDVDMVAHVGDFGLARIFIDGSSYPQQSTSSMGFRGTIGYAASEYGAGNMVSTNGDIFSYGILVLETVTGKRPTDSGSRQGLSLREYVELSLDDRTSEVIDLRLSLDLENALQTTDDSPYRKKIDCSASLLRLGISCSQEIPSSRMSTGDIIKELHSIKVSLLSIP, encoded by the exons ATGGACAAGCTTACGGCCGCCGAGAAGGCCGTGTACGATTTGCTCAAGGTCGAAATCTCCGGCCACTTCGTCCAGAAGTTGAAGGAGCAACAAGACAACATCCTCAAGGCGGTGACCACCCTGGTGACCGACGCAACTCAGAAGATCAACTCCGCCGCCAACCGGATCGAGACTTTGCGTACCCATTTTAGTGCCGATATTGGTGATTTGCGCCTGGATCTGGACAAGCTTGCCGGCCTGGACGATTCGCCGCCTCGCAagcctcctccagcttcgtCTCAGGGCAAGGATGGGGAAAAGCTACCCCTGTCCTCTACTCCTTATCATCTCCACAATGGTCTTATTCGCAAAAAGGGGCGTATTTGGCTTGCTGCTACTCCTGCTCTCCAATTGAAGATCATTCAAGCTTTCCATGCTAGTCCAGTTGGGAGTCATTCCGACCTGCCTGTCACTTATCAACGCCTTAAACACTTATTCTCTTGGACTGGTCTGAAGCAGCAGGTTAAGCAATTTGTTCAGACCTGTGACGTCTGTCAGCGTGCTAAACCTGAACGCACACTCTATCCTGGTAAGTTACAGCCTCTTCCTATTCCTACTGGTGCTTGGGAGCTTATTACCATGGACTTCATCAAAGGTTTGCCTTCTTCTCATGGGTACAATTGCATTCTG CGTATGACTCATCAGGCTGATAAGAAGCGTCAGGAGCATCAATTTCAGATTGGTGACAGTGTTTATCTGAAACTTCAACCTTATGTTCAGCCTTCAGTTGCACCTCGGGCTAACCATAAGCTTCTCTTCAAATATTATGGGCCCTTCTTGGTTGAAGAACTCATTGGCCATGTGGCTTATCGTTTGCAGTTGCCAGTTGGGAGTTGGATTCATCCCGTGTTTCATGTTTCCCAACTGAAAGCTGCTCTTCGTCCTACTGATCAG CGACATGGTTTCTTGACAAGCAACTTGTTGGGTTCTGGATCATTTGGGTCTGTATACAAAGGAGAGTTAACTCAACCAGGTGAAAGTGCAAGTTTTGTTGCTGTGAAGGTATTGAAACTTCAAAATCCCATGGCACTCAAGAGTTTTACTGCTGAATGTGAAGCACTGCGAAATATACGGCATCGGAATCTCGTCAAGATAATTACAGTTTGCTCAAGCATTGATACTAGCGGGAACGATTTCAGAGCAATTGTATATGAATTCATGCCGAATGGTACCTTAGAAGGTTGGCTACATGCTGACAAAGATGACCAAGCAGAGCAGAGGCATTTGGATCTCCTTGAAAGAGTGACCATACTACTCGACGTGGCTTATGCATTGGACTATCTTCATAACCAAGGCCCTGCACCTATTGCACATTGTGATGTTAAGTCAAGCAATGTGCTTTTAGATGTTGATATGGTAGCCCATGTTGGAGATTTTGGACTTGCTAGGATTTTTATTGATGGAAGCTCATACCCACAGCAGTCGACGAGCTCAATGGGATTTAGAGGGACAATTGGTTATGCTGCATCAG AGTATGGCGCTGGAAACATGGTATCAACGAATGGAGATATTTTCAGTTATGGAATTCTAGTTTTGGAAACAGTAACTGGGAAAAGGCCCACTGATAGTGGATCCAGACAAGGATTATCCCTTCGTGAATATGTTGAGCTGAGTCTAGATGACAGAACGTCAGAGGTTATTGACTTGCGGCTTTCATTGGACCTCGAGAATGCACTTCAGACCACGGATGATTCTCCTTACAGAAAGAAGATCGATTGCAGTGCTTCACTGCTTAGACTTGGTATATCTTGCTCTCAGGAAATTCCATCGAGTAGAATGTCAACTGGAGATATCATCAAGGAACTGCATTCCATCAAAGTGTCTCTCTTATCCATACCATGA
- the LOC100835152 gene encoding uncharacterized protein LOC100835152 isoform X2, producing the protein MVAPMDKRKGILELRDRLDKTLASPDLTDEGSLQSLVKKQILQSSLPGSDDGTIDVIAEARTKEVSNFLEMLNTSVNELPLKIDGAQHKEWKVKQDTDQLRVMYREGPDGTPFHTLLAEGFADGPIDVCTCVSWESALYRKWFPQYNLPTFKIAQSGCLKKIRVGEEISLIRVKVPWPVSEREALLHYFVFEYLKEDLVIVIMKTVRRDGIPEAGDTIRMDVVGGFVLQRITKEKSFFRAVANMDIKLDFVPPWLINFISRQLIGSGHKLYQKAVSTVATCDEDYKKALRAPLYARIREYQCPADKVKVAPIEKNTNEVHPENHTVHNPLAITNLAPSSEIVEEESEQNTSLTTIFSNQPAEHEHQVEDKPFISPEVEQALGILDNAIAILQSNKTGNIGALQKFLGYAASSEGSAAGLRISKTDNLPNGYLVTTPPQDSRETRHAYSLPKEEAAFDNDSPKNTTASAVANTKSMTLRSTIKVHEEESLNTNRLRQNGFHIEKGPKRGRKAKRWLCCLTPSTI; encoded by the exons ATGGTAGCGCCCATGGACAAGAGGAAGGGGATTCTGGAGCTGCGAGACCGCCTGGACAAGACGCTGGCATCGCCTGATCTCACCGACGAGGGTTCTTTGCAATCTCTCGTGAAGAAGCAGATTCTGCAGTCGTCTCTGCCTGGCTCTGATGATG GCACTATCGATGTTATTGCTGAAGCACGAACCAAAGAAGTCTCAAATTTTCTCGAAATGCTCAATACTTCAGTAAATGAACTGCCTTTAAAGATCGATGGGGCACAACACAAGGAGTGGAAG GTAAAGCAGGATACAGACCAATTACGGGTGATGTATCGTGAGGGCCCAGATGGGACACCATTTCACACCCTTCTCGCTGAAGGATTTGCTGATGGACCAATCGATGTTT GTACATGCGTGTCATGGGAATCGGCTCTATACAGAAAATG GTTTCCACAATACAATCTGCCAACTTTTAAAATTGCTCAGTCAGGTTGCTTGAAAAAGATTCGAGTTGGTGAAGAAATTTCTTTGATCAG GGTGAAGGTTCCATGGCCGGTTTCAGAGAGAGAAGCTCTTCTACACTACTTTGTATTTGAGTACCTTAAAGAAGATCTTGTCATCGTAATCATGAAAACTGTGCGTAG GGATGGAATTCCTGAAGCCGGTGACACGATTCGGATGGATGTAGTTGGAGGCTTTGTGTTGCAGAGGATTACCAAGGAAAAAAGCTTTTTCAG GGCAGTAGCTAATATGGACATTAAGCTTGACTTTGTTCCACCCTGGTTGATCAATTTTATATCAAGGCAGCTGATTGGCAGTGGGCATAAGCTGTATCAAAAG GCAGTCAGTACTGTGGCCACTTGTGATGAGGACTACAAGAAAGCTTTACGAGCACCACTGTATGCAAGAATACGTGAGTACCAGTGTCCTGCTGACAAGGTGAAGGTGGCTCCCATTGAGAAAAATACTAATGAAGTGCACCCTGAGAATCATACTGTACATAATCCTCTGGCGATTACTAATCTCGCACCAAGCAGTGAGATTGTTGAAGAGGAGAGTGAACAGAACACATCCCTCACGACCATCTTTTCTAACCAGCCAGCTGAGCACGAGCATCAAGTTGAAGATAAACCTTTTATTAGTCCTGAGGTAGAGCAGGCTTTGGGCATACTAGACAATGCTATCGCGATTCTCCAAAGCAACAAAACTGGAAACATTGGCGCGCTCCAAAAGTTCCTTGGTTATGCTGCATCTTCAGAAGGCAGTGCCGCTGGTTTGAGAATTTCTAAAACTGACAATCTCCCAAACGGGTATCTTGTTACCACACCACCTCAAGATTCAAG AGAGACCCGGCATGCTTATTCCTTGCCCAAGGAGGAAGCTGCTTTCGACAATGATTCTCCTAAAAACACAACCGCCTCCGCCGTAGCAAACACGAAATCCATGACATTGAGGAGCACAATAAAGGTGCATGAAGAAGAGAGCCTAAATACCAATCGCCTCCGTCAGAACGGTTTCCACATTGAGAAAGGGCCTaagagaggaaggaaggcCAAGAGGTGGCTTTGCTGCTTAACCCCTAGCACCATATGA
- the LOC100835152 gene encoding uncharacterized protein LOC100835152 isoform X1, producing MVAPMDKRKGILELRDRLDKTLASPDLTDEGSLQSLVKKQILQSSLPGSDDGTIDVIAEARTKEVSNFLEMLNTSVNELPLKIDGAQHKEWKVKQDTDQLRVMYREGPDGTPFHTLLAEGFADGPIDVCTCVSWESALYRKWFPQYNLPTFKIAQSGCLKKIRVGEEISLIRVKVPWPVSEREALLHYFVFEYLKEDLVIVIMKTISDLENINLETHGFTRDGIPEAGDTIRMDVVGGFVLQRITKEKSFFRAVANMDIKLDFVPPWLINFISRQLIGSGHKLYQKAVSTVATCDEDYKKALRAPLYARIREYQCPADKVKVAPIEKNTNEVHPENHTVHNPLAITNLAPSSEIVEEESEQNTSLTTIFSNQPAEHEHQVEDKPFISPEVEQALGILDNAIAILQSNKTGNIGALQKFLGYAASSEGSAAGLRISKTDNLPNGYLVTTPPQDSRETRHAYSLPKEEAAFDNDSPKNTTASAVANTKSMTLRSTIKVHEEESLNTNRLRQNGFHIEKGPKRGRKAKRWLCCLTPSTI from the exons ATGGTAGCGCCCATGGACAAGAGGAAGGGGATTCTGGAGCTGCGAGACCGCCTGGACAAGACGCTGGCATCGCCTGATCTCACCGACGAGGGTTCTTTGCAATCTCTCGTGAAGAAGCAGATTCTGCAGTCGTCTCTGCCTGGCTCTGATGATG GCACTATCGATGTTATTGCTGAAGCACGAACCAAAGAAGTCTCAAATTTTCTCGAAATGCTCAATACTTCAGTAAATGAACTGCCTTTAAAGATCGATGGGGCACAACACAAGGAGTGGAAG GTAAAGCAGGATACAGACCAATTACGGGTGATGTATCGTGAGGGCCCAGATGGGACACCATTTCACACCCTTCTCGCTGAAGGATTTGCTGATGGACCAATCGATGTTT GTACATGCGTGTCATGGGAATCGGCTCTATACAGAAAATG GTTTCCACAATACAATCTGCCAACTTTTAAAATTGCTCAGTCAGGTTGCTTGAAAAAGATTCGAGTTGGTGAAGAAATTTCTTTGATCAG GGTGAAGGTTCCATGGCCGGTTTCAGAGAGAGAAGCTCTTCTACACTACTTTGTATTTGAGTACCTTAAAGAAGATCTTGTCATCGTAATCATGAAAACT ATATCTGATTTGGAGAATATAAATCTGGAAACACATGGATTCACTAGGGATGGAATTCCTGAAGCCGGTGACACGATTCGGATGGATGTAGTTGGAGGCTTTGTGTTGCAGAGGATTACCAAGGAAAAAAGCTTTTTCAG GGCAGTAGCTAATATGGACATTAAGCTTGACTTTGTTCCACCCTGGTTGATCAATTTTATATCAAGGCAGCTGATTGGCAGTGGGCATAAGCTGTATCAAAAG GCAGTCAGTACTGTGGCCACTTGTGATGAGGACTACAAGAAAGCTTTACGAGCACCACTGTATGCAAGAATACGTGAGTACCAGTGTCCTGCTGACAAGGTGAAGGTGGCTCCCATTGAGAAAAATACTAATGAAGTGCACCCTGAGAATCATACTGTACATAATCCTCTGGCGATTACTAATCTCGCACCAAGCAGTGAGATTGTTGAAGAGGAGAGTGAACAGAACACATCCCTCACGACCATCTTTTCTAACCAGCCAGCTGAGCACGAGCATCAAGTTGAAGATAAACCTTTTATTAGTCCTGAGGTAGAGCAGGCTTTGGGCATACTAGACAATGCTATCGCGATTCTCCAAAGCAACAAAACTGGAAACATTGGCGCGCTCCAAAAGTTCCTTGGTTATGCTGCATCTTCAGAAGGCAGTGCCGCTGGTTTGAGAATTTCTAAAACTGACAATCTCCCAAACGGGTATCTTGTTACCACACCACCTCAAGATTCAAG AGAGACCCGGCATGCTTATTCCTTGCCCAAGGAGGAAGCTGCTTTCGACAATGATTCTCCTAAAAACACAACCGCCTCCGCCGTAGCAAACACGAAATCCATGACATTGAGGAGCACAATAAAGGTGCATGAAGAAGAGAGCCTAAATACCAATCGCCTCCGTCAGAACGGTTTCCACATTGAGAAAGGGCCTaagagaggaaggaaggcCAAGAGGTGGCTTTGCTGCTTAACCCCTAGCACCATATGA
- the LOC100835152 gene encoding uncharacterized protein LOC100835152 isoform X3 produces the protein MYREGPDGTPFHTLLAEGFADGPIDVCTCVSWESALYRKWFPQYNLPTFKIAQSGCLKKIRVGEEISLIRVKVPWPVSEREALLHYFVFEYLKEDLVIVIMKTISDLENINLETHGFTRDGIPEAGDTIRMDVVGGFVLQRITKEKSFFRAVANMDIKLDFVPPWLINFISRQLIGSGHKLYQKAVSTVATCDEDYKKALRAPLYARIREYQCPADKVKVAPIEKNTNEVHPENHTVHNPLAITNLAPSSEIVEEESEQNTSLTTIFSNQPAEHEHQVEDKPFISPEVEQALGILDNAIAILQSNKTGNIGALQKFLGYAASSEGSAAGLRISKTDNLPNGYLVTTPPQDSRETRHAYSLPKEEAAFDNDSPKNTTASAVANTKSMTLRSTIKVHEEESLNTNRLRQNGFHIEKGPKRGRKAKRWLCCLTPSTI, from the exons ATGTATCGTGAGGGCCCAGATGGGACACCATTTCACACCCTTCTCGCTGAAGGATTTGCTGATGGACCAATCGATGTTT GTACATGCGTGTCATGGGAATCGGCTCTATACAGAAAATG GTTTCCACAATACAATCTGCCAACTTTTAAAATTGCTCAGTCAGGTTGCTTGAAAAAGATTCGAGTTGGTGAAGAAATTTCTTTGATCAG GGTGAAGGTTCCATGGCCGGTTTCAGAGAGAGAAGCTCTTCTACACTACTTTGTATTTGAGTACCTTAAAGAAGATCTTGTCATCGTAATCATGAAAACT ATATCTGATTTGGAGAATATAAATCTGGAAACACATGGATTCACTAGGGATGGAATTCCTGAAGCCGGTGACACGATTCGGATGGATGTAGTTGGAGGCTTTGTGTTGCAGAGGATTACCAAGGAAAAAAGCTTTTTCAG GGCAGTAGCTAATATGGACATTAAGCTTGACTTTGTTCCACCCTGGTTGATCAATTTTATATCAAGGCAGCTGATTGGCAGTGGGCATAAGCTGTATCAAAAG GCAGTCAGTACTGTGGCCACTTGTGATGAGGACTACAAGAAAGCTTTACGAGCACCACTGTATGCAAGAATACGTGAGTACCAGTGTCCTGCTGACAAGGTGAAGGTGGCTCCCATTGAGAAAAATACTAATGAAGTGCACCCTGAGAATCATACTGTACATAATCCTCTGGCGATTACTAATCTCGCACCAAGCAGTGAGATTGTTGAAGAGGAGAGTGAACAGAACACATCCCTCACGACCATCTTTTCTAACCAGCCAGCTGAGCACGAGCATCAAGTTGAAGATAAACCTTTTATTAGTCCTGAGGTAGAGCAGGCTTTGGGCATACTAGACAATGCTATCGCGATTCTCCAAAGCAACAAAACTGGAAACATTGGCGCGCTCCAAAAGTTCCTTGGTTATGCTGCATCTTCAGAAGGCAGTGCCGCTGGTTTGAGAATTTCTAAAACTGACAATCTCCCAAACGGGTATCTTGTTACCACACCACCTCAAGATTCAAG AGAGACCCGGCATGCTTATTCCTTGCCCAAGGAGGAAGCTGCTTTCGACAATGATTCTCCTAAAAACACAACCGCCTCCGCCGTAGCAAACACGAAATCCATGACATTGAGGAGCACAATAAAGGTGCATGAAGAAGAGAGCCTAAATACCAATCGCCTCCGTCAGAACGGTTTCCACATTGAGAAAGGGCCTaagagaggaaggaaggcCAAGAGGTGGCTTTGCTGCTTAACCCCTAGCACCATATGA